In Pan troglodytes isolate AG18354 chromosome 5, NHGRI_mPanTro3-v2.0_pri, whole genome shotgun sequence, the sequence CAAGTTCTGCTCTCTACGTCACCAAAGGAGGTTGGAGCCATTTTGAACCCTGCGACCCTAGtgttttccctcttttcctaGCTCTTCGCCGTCTTTCCCGATGTCGGCCAATcaggggaaaaggaaaaggccCAATCAGCAGAAAGTCCACAGCTGAAGGACCCGGATGAAGCGAGCCTAGGACTTTGAAGTGCAAGCCTCGCCAATTGTAGAGCAGTCACCATGGCGACAAGATAGGGGTGAAGAGGTGGAACAAGAGAAGGTTCAACCCTCACAGGATTGGCCCACCCCCGTCCCGCCGCGTGCTGCGCAGGCGCGTTTTACCTAACCACCATTTTCCGTCAAGTTCTAGCCAATGAGTTGATTTGGAGCCATACGCTCCAAAGTCCAATAGCAATCCGGACATTCTCTAAAAGAGGAAGCGAAGGAAAGAAAGGGGCTTATAGTGGGCGAGGTCTATAGGTAGTCCCGAGCAAATTGCTTATGGCTTTGGTTATGACTGACAACTACTCAGACGAATAAAGCCCTCCTTGGCCAGGCGACAGGGTGTAGCGAGTTATTACCAATCCCTTGGCATTGCACATTGACTTAGACCGTATCAGCCAATAGCCATTGTGCGAAGGCAGGACTGCACTAACCTTTTCCCGCCCCTACCCTTTGGGCCAATCCtttcttttgaattctttgtgACTGGCAGGCATTCAGACCAATAGTGATTAGGAAACCTTGAAGCCTGCCCAACGATCGTGGGCAGGAGGTGGTTTCTGGTTTGTTGGggcgtgtgtatgtgtatttgggGGGACTGAAGGGTACGTGGGGCGAAACAAAACCGGCCATGGCAGCAGCGGAGGAGGAGGACGGGGGCCCCGAAGGGCCAAATCGCgagcggggcggggcgggcgcgACCTTCGAATGTAATATATGTTTGGAGACTGCTCGGGAAGCTGTGGTCAGTGTGTGTGGCCACCTGTACTGGTGAGAATCGAGGAGGGGGGCGGGAGGTGGTGGGTCTCGCTTATATACTGGAGAGGCTAGGAGCGAATAATCATACAGTCATACAGATAATCGGAGGGCACGTTCCCATAGGTGAAGCCCGACAGGAGACATAAGACTTTGCTGGTATGTGTGGGTGGGAGTATAGCGGTCGAGATCTGTGGAAAGAAAGGTCTTAGGAACCAGGAGCGGAGGCATGTGATGTGCTGAGAAGAGAAGGTGGGGCGGGGAGTGGCAGGACAATGTGAGACCCGAGCCACCTTACCCCAGAGAAGTGAGGGGTCTTAGCTGTGCAGGTGGAAACAAGTGAGACACAAAGGTTAAGGGAGGCACGCATCAATTGAGTCGGGGAGAACCAGGAAATGTGGATCACATTCAGATGAGATCTGGGAGGGGGCTGGTATAAGGGCACTGTGGAGAGGCAGACTTGAAAGGTTAAAGGGTCGTAAAGATAGGGACATTATTGAGCTTGAAAGTGAGTAATGGGGGAATGTGCTAGTAAAGGGGTTTGGTTTGGAGTGATGGGGTTGGGGTTGAAAAGAGGAGACCCGGAAAGAGGTGGCTGAAGGAAATTAGAAATTAACTTGAAAGGCAGAAAAGAGAGGGCACGAAAATTTGTATGTGTTTGttggggagaggagaaaggagagggttGAGTGTGTTGAGGATGGACAGAGCTTTAGGTGTTGGAAGATCAGACAAGCAGGAAGGCTAAGTTGGCTGGCATGGTAGAGGTTgcagaaaatctgaaaagcaaCAGCAGGTTGCTTGGGAAGAGGGGTTAGATGGGATTCTGCGAAGTCTAGGGTCTGTGTCTCTCTTTTCTGTAGCtagtttgacctttttttttttttctcccccatccAGTTGGCCATGTCTTCATCAGGTGCGTACTCAGGAGATGAAGTGGGAAATGGGGAGGTCTGAGGAGCTGTAAGACCCTCTTGTATACTGGAAACCACTTTTTTTCTCCCCAGTGGCTGGAGACACGGCCAGAACGGCAAGAGTGTCCAGTATGTAAAGCTGGGATCAGCAGAGAGAAGGTTGTCCCGCTTTATGGGCGAGGGAGCCAGAAGCCCCAGGATCCCAGGTGAGAGACTGGAGGTGTTGCTTAGGGAAGATTGAAGGCTTCTGCCCTTGGAAAACGGTGTGGAAGATGAGAGGAGAAAATTCCCTGTTAactttctctctccatttcctcAGATTAAAAACTCCACCCCGCCCCCAGGGCCAGAGACCAGCTCCAGAGAGCAGAGGGGTGAGTCTTCTTGTCCAGTTGTGTCCCTTCCTTGACAGATTTGCCGGCTTCCTGTCTGACTTTTTCCGCCTCCCTAGGGATTCCAGCCATTTGGTGATACCGGGGGCTTCCACTTCTCATTTGGTGTTGgtgcttttccctttggctttttCACCACCGTCTTCAATGCCCATGAGCCTTTCCGCCGGGGTACAGGTAAGAGTCACACTCAGCTCCCATCAGGGAGCTCTGTGAATCCCCTCAGGCCCCCTCCCAGCCTAGGAGCATATGCTTCCACAGCTTTCCTCTCTCCCACAGGTGTGGATCTGGGACAGGGTCACCCGGCCTCCAGCTGGCAGGATTCCCTCTTCCTGTTTCTCgccatcttcttctttttttggctgCTCAGTATTTGAGCTATGTCTGCTTCCTGCCCACTTCCAGCCAGAGGAGAATCAGTATTGAGGGTCCCTGCTGGCCCTTCCTTACTCCTGGACCCCCTTGACCCCTCTATTTCTGTTGGCTAAGGCCAGCCCTGGACATTCTCCAGGAAGGCCTGGGGAGGAGGAGTGAAGTCTGTGCATAGATGGGAGAGCCTTCTGCTCAGAGGCTCACTCAGTAACGTTGTTTAATTCTCTGCCCTGGGGAAGGAGGATGGATTGAGAGAATGTCTTTCTCCTCTCCTAAGTCTTTGCTTTCCCTGATTTCTTGATTTGATCTTCAAAGGTGGGCAAAGTTCCCTCTGACTCTTCCCCCACTCCCCATCttactgatttaatttaatttttcactcCCCAGAGTCTAATATGGATTCTGACTCTTAAGTGCTTCCACCCCCTCACTACCTCCTTTAATACAAATTCAATAAAAAAGGTGAAATATATTGATGGGATCTCTTCCCAAGTTCGCCCCCAACCCCGACAGAAGCATCTTCTCCCCAACTTGAGTAGATGTTTGGTATAGTATGGTGAAGTATGGGGGTGAGTCCCTTTCCTTCAGGGCCCTCAAGGGTATAGGGGTGAGGTTgtgtctcatacacacacacagacacacaagagCAAGATGTGTCAGGTGTTTAATCATCATTGTGGGGGGCTCTGGTTGTAGAAGAAAGCTTGGCAAGGTGGGGTTATACAGGAGAGAGATTATACAGGAGAGAGTTGGTCTGAGGCCAGAACAGttcaagggaaaaagaaaagggagctGATGGATAGGATCTGTCTGTGGGCCCCTCAAGGCCCTCCAGTACTACTCTCGCCTGCCTCAGGTTCCTCCGACTGATTCAGTTCTGCacgctcctcctcttcctcctggttTTCTGGGGCCTTCCTGAGGAGAAAGATTGGGGGGAATGCGGCACGTTGTCGTTCCACCCCCCGACCCCTCTTCGCTTGCTGCCTGGAAGCCCTAGGTCTGAGGGGTCTGGCTTTCACCACTCACCTCTCCTCTCCTTGGCGTTGCCGCCTTTGCCACAAGATGACCCCAATGACCAGGGTGGCTGTCCCCAGGCCTCCCAGGATCCCCAGGGCCAGGGCTAGAGTTCCCAGCCCTGATCCTCCCACAGAGCCTGTACGGAGACAGGGAAAATTGAGAGCACAGCCACCACCACTCACCATTCCTTTCTTGTTGACCATCCCCCCAGTCACATGTGTTGGGGGCTATCTTCTGCTTCCCTGACTTTATCAAACCCCTCACCTGCAGTTGGCCCCTCCTTGCCTGGTTCTGGAAGACAAAGTTGGATCCAGTCAGAAAGGAAGACTTTGGGTTGAGAGAGAGTTATTTAGTGGGAGCCCCAGTGgagtctttccctttcttttttttttttgagatggagtttcacttttgttgcccaggctggcatgcaatggtgcgatcttggctcaccgcaatctacgcctcctgggttcaagcaattctcctgcctcagcctctcaagtagctggcctcccaggtagctgggattacaggcatgtgccaccatgcctggctaattttgtatttttagtagaaatgggatttctccatgttggtcaggctggtctcgaactccctacctcaggtgatctgcccgcctcagcctcccaaagtgttgggattacaggtgtgagccaccacgcccagccgtctttccctttttttagctcagagggaagaagggagaggctTGGCTGCTCTCTTGGCAGAAtttgggtggggcaggggaggctTGGGTGTGGgtgcagggagggagaggtggggtgGCTGTTAGGGATAAGGCCAGAATGGGGCAGGAAATTAGAGCCTGTGCTGTCCTGCACCCTAGTCCCAGGGTCTGTAGGGCTTGGGGAGAGGTCTCAccgatgatgctgatgctgacaGCACGGCTTTCCTGGGGCCCGTGGCTGGGATGGGTGGCCACACAGCTGTAGGTTCCCTGGTCCTGAGGCCCTATCTCAGGGAGGATCAGCACAGGGCTGGGGGGAAGGGGCAAGGGCACACcctggtgggggaaggggagaggagactATTTCAAAACCCTTGTCTTTTTGTCTCCATATCTTCAGataccctctcttcctcctcagctCCTAGCCTGCCTTTCCCTCGTTAGCCCTCTGCCCTCCCTGTTGCTAGTTATGGTTCACCCTACCTCCCAGCCCCTCTCTCCAGGTCACTCACATCCTTCATCCAGTGGATTTGAGGAGAGGGCTGGGCAGGGACTTCACAGGTCAGGGTTACGGTTCCACCAGGAGCTACTGCTCCACCTTCTGGCTCCACCACCAATTGGACCTCCTCCAGAGGCACAGGCTCTGGGAGTTGGAAGGGTTTTGAGGTGGAGAGTTACACTTGTGAGTGATCCCAGTGGCCATGGGCTTGACTCCCTCTTTCCCTAAGGGTCAGACTTCCAGAACGTGCTCACGTGAGCTTGGGGCCCTCCCCACCTATGCTCACCCCAGACACGGGGCTGGATGGGGGCTGTGCGCAAGGCCCGGTGTCGGGGAAGGCCTGGGCTGAAGCTACAGGAGAAGGTGGGACGGGGATCTCCTCCCCGGGCTGGGGTCACCATTAGCTCCGACTGCAGTGTGAAGAGCCCTGTCTCAGGGTGTCTCCTGGTCTGTTCCTTCACAGATACTCCTATGATGGGAGGATAAGACAAATTATCCCAGGGTGGGTGTGGGAGTGAGATCAGGGAGAAGGCAGCTTGGGGGGCACCTTAGGACTCACCCTTCTCATTAGGCACCAGGGGCTTCCCATCCAAGTGCCAGCTAAGAGTCCCTGCAGGGTAGCTTCCCTCTGACACACATGTCCCCACCTGGGGAAAGAGTGGTGACCTCAGAATCCTTTGAAAATGAGAGAtgccacacacccacacccacacacactcgcCTCCTGTTCACAGGGCCGTTTTCTACTTCTCCTGCTTTCTTCCACTACCTTATTGGGAACACCAGCCGTGAGTTCAGAGGCAGAATCTACAATTTCTGGCTTCCCAGGAATCTCTGAAGGAGGAAAAATCCAGTCAGAGGCTGTAATTGTGAAGGTTCTCAAACTCTGTGTGTGGAAATGAGGCCAGTGGAAGTCAGAGGCCCTCATGGGCCAAGGCTGGGGTTGAAGGCTTTTTCTTAGGTAAGAGGGAGGCCTTGGAGAAGACCCTGGAATTCTTACGGTAGACACGGACTCGGTAGTTGGACTTGgtctcctttccattcctgttCATTGCCTGGCACCGGAAAATCCCCTCATCCTGGATCCCGACAGCCGGAAGGAAGAGGGAGCCGTTGGGAAGGACACGAGCCACACTGTCCCAGGGGCCTCCTCCCTGGGGAGACAGGACCTTCCAAGCTTCTGTCCGGCCTGTGTTCTAGAAGCAGAGAAGCAGGGCCTAAACAGTGCAAGGCCTTTGGGAAAGGACTGTGAGGCAGAGTGACGGGGATCCAAATTATTGCTGGTCTCCCTGGAAGTTGGGAGGCTGCAACAGGAGCCCCGCTTACCAGTTTCCATTCCAGCCGCTGGGGTGGTTTCTTGGGGGCCCCCTTACACTTCAGCACCAGTGGCTCGCCAATCCGGGCTGTGAtgttttgagcacctactactgCCCCTGGGAGATAGCACCATGGTAGTGGGGCAGGAAGGGAATGAGGGCTAACAAAATTTGGACAGGGTGGGTGAGGGACCTTGAAAGGCACTTCCTCGGGTTCTGGGAAAAGTTCTAGGACAATTGGGGTGTGGGGTTAAAGTGCTTTCTGCAGGGAGGGtcagtggggttgggggagtggctCACCCCACAGACTGAGGACCAGCACCCAGGCTCCAACTGCTGTTCCGGCTGCCATCCTGCTTCCTTCCAGGGTCCTGGCTCTGTCTGCCCCTCTCCCTGCTGTGGCCTCCGCCCTAGGTGGGGCCTGCACCCTCTCTCCAGCCCCCATCTTTCAGTCGTCTTGTCACAGGGAATGCTAGGAATTCATGCCTTTGGGACAAGAGTCCTTCAGGTACTAGAGAAATAATTATCACCCCACCCCTGGGCACTACCAGCCTCTGGGTACAGTCACTTCCCTGGGGGATGGGGAGTGTACCCTCTAGGGTCTCATTCCCTCAGAGCCCCCGATCCTATTTATTCCATCAGTCCATCAGGGCTGCCTGGTGACCCACTGGAGCCCCATCTTGATTGCGCAAAGTTGCATCAATAGGGTTCAGGCCAGACTGTTGTCTGCAAGGGTGCAATTGGGCCTGCATCATGAAGGCAAGGCTGGGGAACAGGAGAGAAACCTGTTTGGAGCTTCgtgaaagaaaatcattttttttctggggtttctcatgttttttgaaaaaaattctcaactaaacccagggaaaaaagaaatttctttatttaaaactgcattttgttttttttctgtgaaactaCACAAGTTTACAAGTGAGGAGAGAACTGCCCCTGGCCCATGCCTCCCACCCCCCGACCCATCACACTTCCAACCTGTCCCCAGTCCTGCCCGGATCTTTAATGGGAGGGGTTCCCCACTCTGACAGTCTTGTAAAATCCTGAGAATGTCTGAGGGGATCAGATGGTAGGGTTCAGGGCTGAGGATGGGACAGTGTTGATGTTACTTTTCCCCCACATCTGGCTTTTTGcaacctcctccctctccctaccCCTTGATTTTGGTGTGACAAAAAGATACCTCATTTATGGGGAAATTGAGGAAGATACATATACAAGCACCCCAACCCATATTTAACATATTTGGCAATAACTCCCTTCCCATTCTTCCCCCTCCAATTTTCAAatagtagtttttttaaaaattaaagacatgtCACTCACAGGGGAAGATGGCATCTTCAATTTCCTCAAAATTACTGAGTCCAGCCCTGCCCAAGGGTTGTGGGAAGAAGGGGGATGAGAGGCCAGCAGGGCAAGCCCTTCACTGCCTCCACATCAAATGCGGCAGAAACCTGCCTGCATGAACAAAGAACACCTAAGGGATTTTAGGGGGCAAAGCTTGGTGCCCTGTAAAATTTACTTCCTGATGGACAGGCCTGGAGCCAGGGGGGCCTCTTTACCAGTTCTGTTTGTCCCCCTTTCTCTTACCAGAACCCCTTTGGCTATCACCCCTAATATgggaaagtaagaaataaaaaaaaagacaagaaatcaacatatttataaaaaaaaacaaacaagctgcTTCCccaaactaaattaaaaattaagaaccaccaccaccaccaacaacaacaacaaaaacaacaacaacaacaaaaaacagatggatcccagggtttctttttctttctttaaaaaaaaaaaaaagttcaacccCAAAGCCCAGTGAATAATTCCCTAAAGTAGCAGAAACTCCCTCCGAGGTAGATATCTGAGTCAGACACTCTCGTCCACCGAGCGATTCTATTGGTTTAAGATGAGCTGCGTATGAGGTAAGTAAGCCGTCTggaggggcgggggtggggatGCATGGGGGCGTGGCCCATGTCCTCTGTCCAGAAGTCATGTCCCCATTTTTGGCATCTCTGATTGGGCAGGGCTGGCGTCTCCACAGATTCCAGAGCATAcaagtggggtggggaagggaaagtGGGGGAGCCCAGGAGAGAAACAGAATAGTTGCAAGtgggagtatgtgtgtgtgaggtgtgggagagggagagagaaagacaggagaaAAAGGGGTCTGAGAAATAGGTTTCTGGGTATGTGTATGTTTCTGTGTAAGAAAGAAAGCGAGAgaggaaaaagatggaaaaaagggAGAGACAGACCCCACACTCCCCTTAGAGGCCCCATTCTTCCTGCCATGTAATTAGCACCCCCAGCACAGAGAGAGTCTCGTTAGGGAGGGGATGACCCCATTGGCCCTTCTCTGTCTTGTGCTTCTCCTGTATTGGGGTTTGTCCTCTGGAAGCCTGCGTCCTCTTCAAGTCGCCTTGTGAGAGCCCCCACCCCTGTGACCCTGAGGGGCAAGATCAGTTGGAGGTATCAGAGTGAACACTCCCTGGTCCCTCCGTTGGGGATGTCACTGAAGAGGGGGTCACAGCCTCTTGCCAGCTGCCATTTGCCTGAAAGGAGAGACAGAGTACAGAAAACAGAGAAGGCCCTGGGAACCCTGTGTGGGCACAACATTACTAGGGAAAATGCCCCTCTGTCCTGTGAGAACTGGACAGAGAGGAGCTTCAGGATCCACTCACCCTCATTTCCCGTGGGCTGTACATCTGGCCTCCCCCGAGGTTATCCCCATAGCCCCCTGGCCCCATCGAGTGTCGGAGTGATTCCACCTGTAGGCAGCAGAGGAAGGTATGACAGTGAAGAGAAGCCTCAGAGGAAAGAGGTCTTGTATCCTAAAGTAGAGGAAATGGAGTTGGGGAAAGCCCTACTTGAGAGGAGATGGGCATCTGACCTGGGAAGCAGAATAGGAATCTCCGTTGAGCCCAGGCATCCCCAGAAACATGTCTCCAGATCCTGAGAGATTGAAAGAGCCGCCAGAGCCTTGTGGGGGCAGAGAGGGAAGAGTGTAATAGAGCCCATGATGGTAGAGGATGAACCACAACTCTCAACTCTTGTGGGGACATGCTACTATACTCCAATTATCCACAAAATAACATTCCAACACACAGAAAGAGCAGGCTGTTCCTTGGCCACCCGTGGGAAGAAAGGCAGAACTAAGATCACTGGAATGGCCTCTGTCCCCTGACATCTCCAGCCTATCTCAGCTCGGTCCCTCTCACCCCAAAAGGCCCCCTCTCTGCTATGATCCTGCCTAGATAGGAAGTGGGAACAAAAGCAGGAAGTGTGCAAAACAGTCAGCCGGGGTGACAGTGGGATCCACCTGCAGAGGAAGGGGGTGTCGGGGAGCTGGTGCGGCTGTGGCCCCCCTGGGTGACTGACACGGCGGTCTTGACAGCATAGATGTTTGCCTCCTCTTGGAACTTTCCGATGTTTTTCTTATAGCGAATCCTCTTGTTGCCAAACCAGTTGGAGACCTGTGGGGCAGAAAGGAGGGTCAGGTAGAAACATTTGCCTCTGAAGTCCTTCACTGAATAAGATGTGagtgacagcatttttttttttttttgcttcctggtctcactatgctgttgcccaggctggtctccaactcaagtgatcctcccacttcagcctccctagtagctgggattacaggaacacaccactgcacctagctgaGATGCGTGCACTTTGCCTGACAACTCCTCCCGCAACCTCCATAATACCTGAGACACGGTGATGCCACACTTCTTGGCAagctcctccttggcctcctcacTAGGATATGGGTTACTCAGGTGGGAGTAGAAATACTCATTTAGGACCTCAGTGGCCTGTTTGCTGAAGTTACGGCGCTTTCGTCtacagaggagggagaagagcggTGAGGAGGATGTTGATGTTCTGGCAGGGCTGTCACATGGCATGACCCCAGAGTCACCATTGTCATGGAGTACCATGTTGTGCAGCATGGCAGCTCAGGGTCTTGGAGAGGAATGGGAAGGAGCCCAGTGCTGGGGGCCAGCCTGGGGTCCCTGGGCCCACCTGGCATCCAGGAAACGGGAGCGCAGGATCATCACAGCCTCGCAGGTGCTCTGCTTCAGCTGCATCTGGATGGCGCTGAACTTTCGATGGATGATGCTCACCATGCGTTCCATCTCTTTGGGGGCCACGGGCCTGGTGCGGCTCTGCTCCCTCAGCAGGTTCATGACATGGGTCGTGAACTCATTACATGCCTGTAGTGGGGGCCAGTGGGCTGGTGAGGAGGAGCCCTTTGACCATGGGATTCCCCTGCAAGAGcccttccctccacccacccaaGCCTCCTCTCCTTACCTGCTCATACTTCTCCAGCTCCGAGTGGTATATGTGACGGATCTGGGCAAGTTTGCTGCGATAGTCCGAGTGTTCGATGGAGTTGTCAGGGGACACGCCACCACCAGAGGCTGCAGcggctgcagctgctgctgctgagccGCCCCCTTTCTCGGGCCCAGCCACACCCTCTGCCAGAAGCATGTTGTCCAAGCGCATCAGCTGTGGGTCCActggctcctcctcctgggaGCTCCGAATGCTGAGGCCTAGCATGCAGGCGAGTGGACTTAGGGACCCAGAGACCCCGATACCCAGTGCTCAGTCCTCCTGGTGCTTCCTGGAGAGCCAAGTTCCCAGGCTTTGGTTCCTTCCCCAGTCCCCCTGATTCCTTACTTTCCTCAGGGCCCCAAGTTGTCACACTCTAGCCCTATAATGAACAGGGTTCTGTTCCCAGAGTTGAGCAATCCGGGGGGGGGGCCCACATACCGGTTTTCTCCTTGATTTCACACAGGACGCTAAAGAGAGCAGGCTTCATTCGGTGGCAGTTTAGGGCGTGTTTCCTTGGGAGGAGTGGGAGTGGGGAAAGAGAAAAGTTGAGGAGCTAGAGAAACAGAGCAGGGGGCCTGAGAACAAGGAGGGAGGAGGGTCAATCTGCGGAGGGAGGAAGCGGATTGGGGGTGGAATGAGTTGGGGGTGGAATGAGGAGTTCTTGGGAAAAGATCAGCTCCCAGAGCATGGGGAAGCTCCTCAGCTTCAGGGAGACTCAGGGAAGATGCAGGCAGCAGGTTAAAGGCTGCGGGCTTTGGGAGATGGTCTAGAAAGGTAGGAGGAGGAATCTGGGAGTggatggagaaaggaaagtgaCTTGGTaggtttcagagagagagagacagaggctggGGTTGAGAAGAGTCAGAGTTTGAGGTGGCAGAGTGGGGCTGGGGGTGCCGAGCTAACTGGGGAGATCAGTGTAGGGTGTGTGAAGGGGTCCTGGGGCTGAGCAGCTGGGAGGCTTTGATGCACCTAGTGTCTGGCTGAGCAGTGGAGAGGAGCTTTAGGGGctctggagagggtgtggaggtCTCCACATCTGGAGAGAATGAGGGGGCTGGGTGGAGAGTTAGGGGAGAAGATAACGTAGCCCAAGAACAGTTTTTTAGTCTGGGAGCCAAAGGGGGCTCCCGGGGATGGGGCTGTTCCAGGAGACTGCAGGGGTCGGCAAAAGGTTAGGAGTGGGGAGCCGGGCCACCGGGGGTTCCCTCTGTGAAGGTTTCAGGGCCTGGGGGTGAAGGGAGGTTTGAGAGGGATCACTTTTCTATGGGCTCCCAGGAATAAGGAGAGAAGAGAGCTGTTGGATCCTGGAGAGGGCCCTGGAGTTGGGGGGGCTCCCAGAAGATTCAGAACATGTGAACGGGGTTTGCTGGGTCTGTGTGGGGTCCCGGGGTGGGGGCACTCACTTGGCCTGGGCCTCGTCCAGGCTCTGGTCGGTGATGGTCATTATCTGCTGCAGAATGTCCCCGATGTCTTGCTTCCCTCGGCCTCCCGGGACCCCCCCGCTACCCCCACCGGGGTCTCCGCCACCGGGAGGCTCGCCAGGGCCCCCAGGCTCCCCACTCACCAATCCCAGGCCCCCCCGGCCCCCGCCTGGAGGGGGCGGCCCCAGTAGCCGTTCGTCCATAGCTGGGGGGGGGCCCTGAGGCCCCCTCCCTGCTCCGCCCCTCCCCCCGCCTGGTTACTTCTCCCCCCAAACTCGCTGGGGCCGCTGCTCCCTCCGCCCCAACCCCCGCCCGTCTGCCCCCGGCTCCCGGCTCCCCCGGGGGTTCACCCCGGCACTGAAGGGAGACCTGGGATACCGGCTGGGCCCCCCACAGGAGACCCCGGCCCCCGGCGGCGGAGAAAATGGAGccggagagagagaggaggcccAAGCgggggtgtgtgtgagagagagggaggagggaggagggagaagggggggagcgagggagggaggctgggggaggggagccggggaggaagaggaggggagaagagaggaggaacAGGGAGGAGCTGGGGGCGGAGAGAGAGACATAGAAACAGAGGAACTGAGACCgagtggaggaggggagagggaagaggggatGAGGGGAGGAGACGGGCCATCTGAAAAATATGGGAAAGCCCCCTGGCTGGACTTCCGCGGCCTAGGAGTGGGGCTGTGTTGGCGGCTGGGggcgtctgtc encodes:
- the RNF5 gene encoding E3 ubiquitin-protein ligase RNF5 — translated: MAAAEEEDGGPEGPNRERGGAGATFECNICLETAREAVVSVCGHLYCWPCLHQWLETRPERQECPVCKAGISREKVVPLYGRGSQKPQDPRLKTPPRPQGQRPAPESRGGFQPFGDTGGFHFSFGVGAFPFGFFTTVFNAHEPFRRGTGVDLGQGHPASSWQDSLFLFLAIFFFFWLLSI